The stretch of DNA TAAATAATTGTGTCTTATCTAGGAGAGCCGCAGGGCAGCGCACGCGAGGTCAAAGACAGCGGTCAGCGGCAAGCTGGCAAAGGGGTTCAGACTTGATTGCATGATTATTAGCTGCCGAGTAGCAAGTGTGAGGATGAGAGGGAGTGGTGGGTCTTCTCCTATTCGGGCCTCGTTTGATGTTTTAAATTattgtcacatcaaatattaTTCAGATGacaatttaatataaaattaattgtataAATTGCAATTAGAGTTCTAGACGgatctattaagtataattaatgtcTGATTAGTGaataattactgtagcaattagtggtcaaactaTAGACTtataaaattagttttgtaataagtctatatttagtactcctaatTGGTGCATAAACATGCGATGTGACGGGATTTATGACTTAAACTGAAAAAGCAAACGAGATCTCAAAAGGGTTAGGTAATTGATGTATAGGCCctatttagttggtgaaaagttgttgtttttggtactgtagcatatttcgttgttacttgacaaataatatctaatcattgactaattaggcttaaaagattcatctcgtgctaatcagttagactgtgtaattagttattttttttaactgcatttaattctccatgcatgtgtacaaacattcgatgtgataggtacTGTAAAAAATTATTTGGAAACTCAACAGGGCCTAAGTAGTAAGTTGAGACcttgaaaaatcatcaacaatctTTAAATTTGCAAGATCTACTCCCTTCGTCCTTAAATATAAATCATTCtgagattcaaaatttgtccgcaaatataagtcattctaagtTGAGAGTGGACCTAAATATCTTAATTGAGTATCGTTTTTGGATCTTTTTCAATAGAAACATGTGCATGAAACTATACAAGGGAGGTACATGTGGGGGTGTATGAGAAAAGGCGCGCTAGTTTAATTAGCATATTtctaatacttaataattaaaaATAGGAGAGTCTTTTTTACACAATCATAATTTATTCTAAATACtctagaatgacttatatttcagaacggagggagtatggcGCAATGAAACACACGTTTTTTGGGCACATTGCCCCTGCACGTCACCAATTTGTGTACCGTATATCTGCCAATGCCTCCGAGAGATTGGATATTGGATATATCAAGTTTGATTAAGCAAGTGCAGACGTCACACTAcccccaaaagaaaaaaaatactttaCCTGCAGATTGATGTACATGTGTTAccccaaaagaaaagaaatacttTACCTGCAGTACTTTACATGCAGATTGATGTACATGTGTGCCAGAGACCCTGAGGGGCCACTCTCCGCACGTGCCCGCCTGCCCGGACTCCTAGGTACTCATTCACATTTTTAGATTCATtattttagttatttttttctcaaactaaTTACCTAACATGCccttttaatttattttattaaattttGGGTCGATCCATTGACAAAAAAGATAGCACTTGCATCCCTACTTCCAGCTGAGCGGTGCACTTGTATATGCGCAACACAAATTGCTTAATGCATAATTCTACTGCTATGTCTGCTATGTCTATGAGCTTTACGTCCATGATATGACCTTGTGCGTAACACAAAGCTATATCACCAACACGAGCTAAGGTTATGATAACTTATTGGGACGCAAACTTCCAAAACAAGAATGAACACAAGAAACAATAAAGAGCGTGCTTGCTTCGTGTTGCATCGTGCCGCGCCAGGGGGTCGTTTTATTGCAGCTAAACTAATAAATAGTATCAAAATTACTATTTAACTGATAAAAAATTTGCATGGAAGGGGACCATGGCTCTCTATTGTGACACCCTGGCCCagagcttaataggattaattggatactcataccaacaagttgcaacttttttccggaagccggtctccaaagaactccgaggttaagcgtgcttggcccggagcaatttggggatgggtgaccgaccgggaagttcttcccgggtgcgcacgagtgcacacaaagtgtgcagaaaagactggtgttggtctgtgaggatagtcaatgtcctagaaagcaaccagatgtaagcgggcccggcctcgggaaGGCGGGACGTTACATCTATGGCCCAAACGACACTCCGCCAGTGCCTGAGGGTAAAAGCCGGCACAAAAAATGTGACATAAAAATCAAGTGCGAGCTAATCTATGGTGCGTCTTCAATCTGGACcactggatcaacatccaaggagcATGGAGGATTGGATAATTTTACACCGCCCGccctaatcacacttttgcaaatctcccTCCCACTACCCCGTGCACCCCCTTGATCCGGTGGTCCAAATTGAAATTTACACATTTTGCACGAAAAAAATTAGTTTGCATTTAATATATTCCCCTTGGCTATGGCCTCGTTTTAGCGCAGCCCCGGACCTTAATTAGGAGTGGCGAGTGATAGTTGAGAACCAAACATGCTCAAAAATACagttgtgtgtgtgagagagagagtgagtgctAATTTGAGAGCTCCATCTCCATTCATGCTATAAATtgttttgtcttttctaaacACTTATCTTTCTATTATGTATGTAGACATAGCGTATATCTAGATTCATaataaattttatataaaaaaatcaaaacgaaCTAGATGGCTTCTGTAAGATAAGGATGTTTTCATCCAAGGGGATAAATATGATCAACACCTTATGCAGAACCTTATCCAAAGAATATGATCGAACCCTTTGAAATCAAAACGGGATAGTTTCAATCGTGCCAGCGGCAGTGCAGCCCACGCGCTCGCAGGATGCACATGCGAGTaatgcaactttttttttgagccTTTTCATGCCAAATGGCATTTATTGGACTCTAGCACCTTCCCCCAGTCCAGGGCCCCTATATACACGTACCACCACCTTCAGCAAGCAAGCACGCACAACCCAACCTGACTCCCTCATAGGTAGAGAGAGAAGAGTAGAGATCATCAGATCGTCATCgtcagagagaggggaggggaggggaggagcaaGAATCATATCACTGAGGAAGCAGatagagaaaaaaagagatggAGCAGGTGGCCATGGCGGTGAAGGTGTTGCTGAGCCTGTGCTGCGTGGTGGCGTGTGGCCTGGCCATGTACCTCTACCACATCCTCTGGCTCGTGCCACGGAGGGTCCTCGCGGAGTTCAGGATGCAGGGCATCGGCGGGCCCCCGCCGTCGTTCCCTTACGGCAACATCGCCGACATGCGggaagccgtcgccgccgcgaaggccgcgcgcgcgtcggcacgccgcgccgcagcaggcggcggcggcggcatcaggCATGACTACCGGCCTGCGGTGCTGCCCTACTACGAGAAATGGAGGAAAGAGCACGGTACGTGCGTGTCCCAAAGCTATACTTTCATAGCATTTTGGGCACAATAATCATTCGGCATGCGTGTTTGGAATTCTTGATCCTTTCGAGTGTGGGTTTTGCTCTCTAGCTAGCTACTtctgctggcctgctgctgtATGTTTCACCACCTCCGTTGAGTGCCGGGCGGAGACCATGATTCATAAGCCAGGAGTCATTAGATAAAACGAAACAAATCACACCTGAGGTGATTAGAAACTAAAGGCGGCGTTCATTCATTCTATTTTACCAGCGTTCAATGAACGTGCTCTGTCATCAGTACGTAGCTGTAGACAGTGAAAAAGATAAGGTGATTAAAAAAACTAATCAATGTTGAGGTTCCTCGAACCAGGGGGGGGGGATGAGCTGGGGCTGGGGTTAGCAGCAACTAGTAGGAAGTCATCGCAAACAGCAGCCTATGGAATCCAGGCCCCTGTGTTTTGGTTAAAAACACCAATGAGTTAGCAGATGGGTGGCACACTGGCACTACATACTACATGTTTAGCCCAATAATTGAGCCATCACTAAGCTGGCCACTCCACAGCAAAACGACCATGTAGCAACAGAAATAAATTAATCTCACCACTTATTCGCTCTTGTGTCACAGAGTGCCGTCCTTTTCAGGGAcccggccgggccggccggcgacgaTGGGTGATGGGTGCACATCCAGTTGGGCGATACTAAACTGCCAAAGATAACCCCATCATCCCATGCCGATGCTGATCCTACGCTAATTGTAGCCGTTTCAACGGTAACAGCTCCCTGAACGGGTCCATGTCACACAGCGGCAGCGCAGGCTGCTTCTGCTGTTGCAGTGTTACTGCTGGGCAGCACAGGATAAATGAGGTGAGCTGGCCATCACGCCGGACAGAAGCTAGCGGCACGGAGAGACGTAGCGAGAGAACAAGCGTACAAAGATCTGAATCTGAAACTAACAAATGGTAAAGAAAATGCTAGGATGCAGTTGGGGGTTGAGGCGACGATTTGGTTTAGATCGTGTCCTGTAGTTTTGGCACGAGGACGCAAAAGGACGATATGGCTGGGGCCTTGGCAGCTGGGAGCTAGCCAAAAGCAGGTGCATCGTATCGGATGAGTCTCCTAACTCTGCAGTACGGAAGGGGGCTCATtcgctgacatgtgggtccgcGTACAGTGAGATCCATATAACATGTGGTAGGAGCTACTTCCACCAGCACTATACTTTGCTTCCGGCTGAAAGTAGATTCGCCATGCCATATTTGCAGCTACCTTCCGACTAGACTTTGTTggttttctttcccttttgaaataggattcatttttttttgttccgtTCCATTCTTCACCATAATTGAATGAATAAAACCGCAACGAACGCCGATCAATGAGGAACCATCCGCAAAAGAAAATCACAATCAGGTCACGTCACGAGTAAAAGGACATTCCATAATTGTACGCGAGCCAGTGTAGCACCCGCAGCATGGCCCCCTGTCCTGGCGCAGGGCACACACACATCAGGTCAGTAAGATGAGGATCGAGGAGGAGGCTCGCGTGGCTCCATCAGTCCATCTGTTCCTCGGGATCGGTCGTGCAGTAGCGCTTGCTCCTCAGAATGATCACTCTCCCCGTCTCCGAGCCGAGACCGGTCGGGCTCATGGCTTGAAAAGGCCCCGCCGCTGGCGTGATCCGCGGCACGTCGGCGTCGCGGGTGCCGCCGGATCGGAGCACGGGGCGTGCGCGTGGGCCGCGGGAGTGGCCGCACGCGCGCGCAGGTGGGGGGCGTGTCGCTTTGTTCTCTTCTCGCCGTGTGGCTCTGCGCCCCGCcctcccctccgccgcgccgcgccgcgcgggcgcGCGTCACCGGCAGGCAATCAGGCTGGCGTGGACGATGGCCGGGGTGACGCTTCGTGCAACCGTCGCGATGTGACCTCGAATCCCCGCGCGAGACGGCGATAGGGTCCCTGCCTGCCGGCGACGGGACGACTGGTAGGGTCTAGGGTGcccacagccgccgccgtgTCGCCTTCCCGGCGAACGATCCCGCTGATATTTTTCCACGAACATTTCGGGAGCTGCAGGCGATCGCCAAGCTAGGCAATAGCTAGCCACCATGTGCcatgaaatttgttttcctGAAGCCAGACCCTACGATCCTCtaggaaagaaataaaaaaagaaagaaagaagccAGGTCACGATCCATTTTGCTAGGGATACGAGAACTGGGTTTACCTGGACACATAAAAAAAGCTCTGAATGACCATTGAACGGGTTACGGTATGAGTTATGAGTACGATAAGTCGATAAGGGTTCCATGAATGACATGTCATCAAATGTATTTATTTTTTCCCGTAATTGAGTAGTATGTAGTAAATAACACCCCGTGGCTGGACCCCTGTCCACATCAATCTACTCCTACTTGGTGAGGATCCAAACCGGACTCCCATTAACCTAATTCGCCGACCCCCTTCCGCAGCCAGACAGTGACCGGTTGAGGAACAAGCCTGAGCTAATGCTGTCCGGTTCTATCGAAATGCAGGTCCCATCTTCACTTACTCCATGGGGAACGTCGTATTCCTTCACGTGAGCCGGCCGGATGTGGTCCGGGACATCAACCTCTGCGTGTCGCTGGACCTCGGCAAGAGCTCCTACCTCAAGGCCACGCACGAGCCGCTCTTCGGCGGGGGCATCCTCAAGTCCAACGGTGAGGCCTGGCTGCACCAGAGGAAGATCATCGCCCCCGAGTTCTTCCTGGACAAGGTCAAGGTATGACTGTATGAGGCATTACACTGTCCCAACAAATAAGTACTAGCAATTAACTGCTGTGCCATAAGATAATGTACGCAAACAAGGCTATGCAAACACACCCATATGAAAATTAAAAACTCTTCAGGCCCAGCATGTTTCAGATGCAGCTCACGTACCCGCTCCCACAGCAGGCAATCCTGCGATGTTTGCTCAAAGAGACCTGCACTGAAGAAACAGATTTAAAGGCCATCTGTGGGTAAAATTAAGATGTTTCAGATTGACGCAAGAGCATTAAAAGCTGTTAGTGCTCAGTGGACCGCAGCAATTAAGCTGTGGGTCTATATGTGGCCGCTTATTTGCAAACATAATTCAGAATGGCAGTTCAGTATGAGAGCTGGCATAAAAAACTGCAACATTCTGATCAAGCTTGATAATATGTGGCAAAGATTCTAACTAGGACAACTCGCGAAAGCAAAAATACAACATTCTGATCTAGCTAGATAATGTGGAATTTAACTCTAGTCAGGAGTCAGGACCACTTTCAGTAACTCCGCATTTTTTACTAAGCTAATATTGCAGTCACTTAGTTCATTGGTTGGAGAGAGACTTTTTTTTCCTTACCATATCAGTAAATTAAAATTTTGAGGTTTGAGACAGCAGTCGGCCATGAATTTTGACATGTTAGCGTAACTCTTATGCCTTCACATATTCAGGGCATGGTGGATCTCATGGCCGATTCTGCGGGACCACTACTGAAGTCGTGGGAGGAGAGAGTTGACAGAAATGGTGGGGTCACAGACATTAAGATCGATGATGACATTAGGGCCTACTCTGCAGATGTGATCTCTAGGACGTGCTTCGGAAGCAGCTACATCAAAGGAAAGGAAATCTTTATGAAGATCAGAGAACTACAGCAGGCTGTGTCCAAGCCAAATGTGCTAGCTGAAATGACTGGCCTAAGGTAAGGGGAAATATAACTACTGATTTAGAAATATATGACAAGTACACATTTGACTTTGCGaaggaacaaaaaattagattgTTGTTGATCCAAAGCAACACATTGGTTAAAAAGAGCTGTAAGGGACAGATTTTAAATGCTTGCAGGTTCTTTCCTTCAATGAGGAACAAGCAGGCGTGGGAGCTTCACAAAGAAGTCCGccaacttattctagaaatcgTAAAGGAAAGTGGAGAAGACAGGAACTTATTAAGTGCAATTCTTCACAGCGCAAGCTGCAGCAGGGTGGGCATCGCCGAGGCAGAGAACTTTATAGTGGATAACTGCAAGAGCATATATTTTGCAGGACATGAGAGCACAGCTGTCACAGCTGCCTGGTGTCTAATGCTCCTTGGACTGCACCCAGAATGGCAGGACCGGGTACGAGCAGAAGTGCATGAAGTCTGCAGAGGCCGGCCAGTAGACTCCCAATCACTTCAGAAAATGAAAAAGGTATGCTCTTATCCTATCTCCGAGTGTTCAAAAAGGCACCGCCATGATTTTCTATAACATGCCACTAACTTCTCTTTGTCAATTTAGTTGACAATGGTGATCCAGGAAACCTTGCGCTTGTACCCAGCAGGGGCCTTTGTATCAAGGCAGGCCCTCCAGGACCTGAAGCTTGGTGGTGTTCATATACCAAAAGGTGTCAACATCTACATCCCTGTCTCCACAATACATCTTGACCCCGAGCTATGGGGCGCTGATGTGAAAGAGTTCAACCCAGAGCGCTTCTCTGATGTTAAACCCCAGCTACATTCATACTTGCCGTTTGGTGCTGGGGCACGGACCTGCCTAGGGCAGGGATTTGCTATGGCTGAGCTTAAGATCCTCATCTCCTTTATCATCTCCAAGTTTGTTCTGAAGCTCTCACCACACTACGAGCATTCTCCAACGCTTAAACTCATCGTGGAGCCAGAGCTTGGTGTGGACCTCACCTTAACAAAAGTGCAGTGTCTATACTGACTAAGAAGGGCTCTGCAATTCGGGCACAATGATATTAGTCGTACTATGTGATGGAATGAAAACTATGATCTGATGGGCGCAGCTTCCCAGGAAAAAGAGGGGGTGGGGTAATTTGTACAGAGATATCCCATGATATGTGATTATGTAGGCTTGATCTTTTTGTGTGCATGTTCATAATAAGTTGATAGAGAAATGGTGCCAAATGAGCCAATCATTTATGCCAACATTGTATGGGAAAACACCACAGCTTTAGGTCCGAAATGAAATATATGTTGGAACATTATTAAGGTGTTCAATGGACAAGTATGCCAATACAGATACTGAATTGTTTGTTGAACAAGAGGGGTGCTGCATCTACATACCTGACATATGAATGTAACTCAAACCTCTCTGCAAGTTGCAACAGAAATGAGTGAATAAATCATCACTCTTTTTTCTCCACTTGATCACCATCTGTCTTGAAACGTGCTGCCTTCATATCTGAATATTAAGGGGGCTGAACGTGAATTAAAACCAGATTGGACCCAGGGTAGTTTCCATAGAAAAGATCTGCAACTGGTAAACTGAGGGTAAAACGCAGACATGGCTGAATATATAACACATAAGATTGGTTTGTATCACCACTCAGCCTGAGGTGGGAGACAAATGCTTTCAGGCTGTAAGAAGTATCCAACTGCCAAACAACAGTGAGCACTAAAATGGGGAGAGACAACCATAAAACATGCTCATAAGTAACAAATGTGTCAGCAATTCATAAGTAAGGACAAAGGAAAAATAACCTCACGTAGCGCATAAGACACATTTCCAACAAATTGATCACAATGGCAGCGCGCGCGCATACTTAGCATAAATGTTGGAAAGACCATTTTCACACCAAAATTAATTTACAAGAACATTAGAGTCAACATGAACATAATTCCAGCAACTTTGAGTATAATTAAATTTTACATAATGCTGGAATTGATATCGATCCAACCCAAAGGCCAAAACCAGAAAGTGAGGCTCAGCCTGACACCAACTTTACAACAATGATAAGAACATTAAGGGCTATCAAGGGCATCCTCAGAAATTGCGTAGCATAGATAAGCCCCACGATCTGGCCCTTCATTGACTTTGTTTGCCCATTTCCTGACACTTCAGACATGCTCCATCCCCTGGAAGCAAGAAATCGGTCTTCGTTCAGTATCGCCAATGCATTAGCGAGAAGCAAAAAACCTTCCAGCAATGTCCATAGGCCCATTCCTGCATACCATATTTCTGTCTATTTCAACTTTCAAAAGATGTTCCCGTTTACGTATGCAGGTCAATAAACATCAAAGTAAATGTAACAGATTACTCCATATGCACGAATTCGACATAGCAAAAGGCAGCAACATCCTGGTAACTAGAGCAGATAATAAGCTGAAGGGACCCTAAACTTAAACATAGTGTTGCTTCCAACCCCACCAGATAATAAGCCATTGTAATCGGCGTGACATACCACAAATTTTGTGTGAAAACTTACTAGGTTCTAAGAACTCTTATTCAGGATTCGGTTCAAGAGATCATCAATCCCAGCACGAATTGAGCCGAGGAAGCCTCCGATCTGCGAAATCGTGAGCCTCGAGGCACCAACACAGTAGCC from Panicum virgatum strain AP13 chromosome 9K, P.virgatum_v5, whole genome shotgun sequence encodes:
- the LOC120652474 gene encoding cytochrome P450 714B3-like, giving the protein MEQVAMAVKVLLSLCCVVACGLAMYLYHILWLVPRRVLAEFRMQGIGGPPPSFPYGNIADMREAVAAAKAARASARRAAAGGGGGIRHDYRPAVLPYYEKWRKEHGPIFTYSMGNVVFLHVSRPDVVRDINLCVSLDLGKSSYLKATHEPLFGGGILKSNGEAWLHQRKIIAPEFFLDKVKGMVDLMADSAGPLLKSWEERVDRNGGVTDIKIDDDIRAYSADVISRTCFGSSYIKGKEIFMKIRELQQAVSKPNVLAEMTGLRFFPSMRNKQAWELHKEVRQLILEIVKESGEDRNLLSAILHSASCSRVGIAEAENFIVDNCKSIYFAGHESTAVTAAWCLMLLGLHPEWQDRVRAEVHEVCRGRPVDSQSLQKMKKLTMVIQETLRLYPAGAFVSRQALQDLKLGGVHIPKGVNIYIPVSTIHLDPELWGADVKEFNPERFSDVKPQLHSYLPFGAGARTCLGQGFAMAELKILISFIISKFVLKLSPHYEHSPTLKLIVEPELGVDLTLTKVQCLY
- the LOC120652475 gene encoding immediate early response 3-interacting protein 1-like; the protein is MGLWTLLEGFLLLANALAILNEDRFLASRGWSMSEVSGNGQTKSMKGQIVGLIYATQFLRMPLIALNVLIIVVKLVSG